The genomic window TAATATTGTGATGTATAATTTCTTTGTTATGATTCCAATCACTAGCAATCACAGGAAGAGCCGAAATAAATGCATCAATCAACACTCCAGCATAGCCTTCACTTTTCCAAAAAGTGGGAAAAAGCATAGCATTATACTGAGACAGTATTTCATAATTATTTAGGTTTTGCAACTGTAAGAATCCTTTATATTTGATATTTTCAACTTTTGAAATTAGAGTTTTAAAAATGGCTTCATATCCTGTTTCAACACTATCATCAAAATTACCATAAAAAGAAACCTCAAACCGTTTTTGAAACCCTTCCAAGTTTAGCTGTTTTACAGCCTCAATAATTAAGTTTATCCCTTTTGTAGGTGTAATTCTAGAAAGAAATACAAATTTTATAATACTGTAATTTTTATCAATAACAAGTTTTGGAATATATTTGATATTTGATATTTGAGTCACATTATTTAATCCCAAGCGCCCCAGTCCATCGACCATTTGGTTAGATTCCGGATAAATAGCTTTAAGAGATCTA from Formosa sp. Hel1_33_131 includes these protein-coding regions:
- a CDS encoding glycosyltransferase, whose translation is MIFIAGINLNKIARGGEEAKNQQIVNYFFRNNINADIIDTHQWKKRFLSIGFQLIKYVLFSKNQQIYLSLSYQSTLSLLKIFKLFRVSSKNNIYFFVVGGIFHKWLEKNQNQLALFRSLKAIYPESNQMVDGLGRLGLNNVTQISNIKYIPKLVIDKNYSIIKFVFLSRITPTKGINLIIEAVKQLNLEGFQKRFEVSFYGNFDDSVETGYEAIFKTLISKVENIKYKGFLQLQNLNNYEILSQYNAMLFPTFWKSEGYAGVLIDAFISALPVIASDWNHNKEIIHHNINGILISPKNHESLSEAMRKLIENLPFLKQLEKGAVKSVGSYDIDKVFADFFKLK